Proteins encoded within one genomic window of Candidatus Babeliales bacterium:
- the rodA gene encoding rod shape-determining protein RodA, whose product MFIDRRYFRYFDWLSFGITVLLACLSLLFVFSATYRPEQPYSLFFKKQLIGFCTGLIVYFVFASIDYRSLTRFGYFMYFGVLILLAFTIIKGSIGMGAQRWINLGVIKFQPSELVKLFLPAFITYYFYTQKDIPSFTWKDFTTPLIVLCISTFLVLKQPDLGTAIIIFALGMLMFWIAGLSRWFFIGGLILFLVSAPLSWNMLKDYQKKRIAVFLGYGDSKNERYQIEQSKISIGSGGLTGKGFLQGTQNKLAFLPESRTDFIFSVVAEEWGFVGTCILLLLYLILFIHLLLVIRELPFFELLLATGLLTHIGLSTLINVGMVIGLLPIVGIPLPLMSYGISHTWITLASLGWLNGIIVRRFYIGT is encoded by the coding sequence ACTTTGATTGGCTAAGCTTTGGTATTACGGTACTACTGGCATGCCTAAGTCTATTATTTGTATTTAGTGCAACATACAGACCGGAACAACCCTATTCCCTCTTTTTCAAAAAACAACTGATTGGATTTTGCACAGGTTTGATTGTGTACTTTGTGTTTGCCTCTATTGATTACCGAAGCCTGACCCGATTTGGTTACTTTATGTACTTTGGCGTGCTCATTTTGCTTGCTTTTACGATTATCAAAGGCAGTATCGGCATGGGAGCTCAGCGCTGGATCAATTTAGGTGTTATTAAGTTCCAACCATCGGAACTCGTAAAACTCTTTCTTCCTGCATTTATCACGTATTATTTTTATACACAAAAAGATATCCCATCGTTTACATGGAAAGATTTTACAACGCCACTCATCGTGCTCTGCATCAGCACGTTCCTTGTTTTAAAACAACCTGATCTCGGAACTGCTATTATTATCTTTGCTCTTGGCATGCTAATGTTCTGGATTGCAGGACTATCACGCTGGTTCTTTATCGGCGGACTCATTCTTTTTCTTGTCTCTGCGCCATTATCGTGGAATATGTTGAAAGATTATCAAAAAAAACGCATTGCTGTGTTTCTTGGATACGGTGATAGTAAAAATGAACGATACCAAATAGAACAATCAAAAATATCGATTGGATCTGGTGGTTTAACAGGTAAAGGATTTTTACAAGGAACACAAAACAAACTTGCCTTCTTGCCAGAAAGCAGAACTGATTTTATCTTTTCTGTGGTTGCAGAAGAGTGGGGATTTGTTGGCACATGCATTCTCCTATTACTTTATCTCATACTGTTTATTCATCTGCTGCTTGTGATTCGTGAACTACCATTTTTCGAATTATTACTCGCCACAGGTTTGCTAACACACATAGGACTTTCTACACTCATTAATGTTGGTATGGTCATCGGATTACTTCCCATTGTTGGTATTCCGTTGCCACTCATGAGCTATGGCATTAGTCACACATGGATCACATTGGCAAGTCTTGGCTGGCTTAACGGAATCATAGTTCGACGTTTTTATATTGGAACATAA
- the ruvB gene encoding Holliday junction branch migration DNA helicase RuvB gives MISIMEELQSLDLLSLRETTEETSHDFVPKTFDDYLGQSELKKKLSVYTRAAQMRKEALDHMLIFGPPGLGKTTLSQIMAHVMGVGIKICSGPMLERTGDLVALLSGLEPRDILFIDEIHRLASNVEEVLYSAMEHFRVDVIIGQGAGAKSVNLPINQFTLIGATTKAGMISAPLRSRFGISERIDFYTPDELQEIVIQSARFLELKLSSEAALMIGACARGTPRIAKRILRRVRDFAQVQNKPNADAALVQEALSFLGIDNDGLSKVDNQFLKTIINNFNGGPVGLETLSSLIGEDKETLETVYEPFLLQKGYLEKTPRGRQIPYKTLPYLQRKFFGQTTVFPS, from the coding sequence ATGATCTCCATTATGGAAGAATTACAATCACTTGATCTTCTTTCACTCAGAGAAACAACCGAAGAAACCTCGCATGATTTCGTTCCTAAAACATTCGACGACTACCTAGGCCAAAGCGAACTAAAAAAAAAGCTAAGCGTCTATACAAGAGCTGCGCAAATGCGAAAAGAAGCGCTCGATCACATGCTTATCTTTGGCCCCCCGGGACTCGGTAAAACAACCCTATCTCAAATCATGGCCCACGTCATGGGCGTGGGTATCAAGATATGTAGTGGTCCCATGTTAGAGCGAACTGGTGACCTCGTTGCCCTGCTGTCAGGACTCGAACCACGCGACATTCTTTTTATCGATGAAATTCATAGACTTGCGTCCAATGTAGAAGAGGTCCTGTATAGCGCTATGGAGCATTTTCGTGTCGATGTCATCATCGGCCAAGGCGCTGGCGCAAAATCAGTTAACCTACCTATCAACCAGTTCACACTTATTGGGGCAACAACCAAAGCAGGCATGATATCAGCACCACTTCGTAGCAGGTTTGGAATCAGCGAACGCATTGATTTCTATACTCCTGATGAACTACAAGAGATTGTTATACAAAGTGCCAGGTTTCTCGAGCTTAAGCTATCAAGCGAAGCCGCCTTAATGATCGGCGCCTGTGCTCGCGGCACTCCACGTATTGCTAAAAGGATTCTGCGACGCGTACGAGATTTCGCACAGGTACAAAACAAACCCAATGCCGATGCAGCGCTTGTTCAAGAAGCTCTTTCATTTCTTGGTATTGATAATGATGGGCTCAGCAAAGTAGACAACCAATTTCTCAAAACAATCATCAACAACTTCAATGGTGGGCCAGTTGGCTTGGAAACATTGTCATCCCTAATCGGCGAAGATAAAGAGACGCTCGAAACAGTATATGAGCCATTCCTTTTGCAAAAGGGTTATCTCGAAAAGACTCCACGAGGTCGACAGATTCCGTACAAAACGTTACCTTATCTACAAAGAAAATTTTTCGGACAGACAACCGTCTTCCCTTCATAG
- a CDS encoding YicC family protein, which produces MIQSMTGFATKTVTLSLPNDETVDLTFQLKSLNSRFFECTCKLPVALSSMETDLIQLLKKHLKRGHVFFSVTANNQTLLRGPIQPSMSVAEAYIDAANALQEAFDIPGDLTVSTLLQLPNVLSIHDQGLDQSVTEKIQDIIHDLLRKLIERRQQEGDAMLKDLEDRHAILQEAITDIETHAEKIMAEKKESIAHMLHELNKSDSKESDNHRSTMYYELNKVDINEEIVRFKSHLKTLHKVFSSAQVEKGKHLDFILQELARETNTIAAKASSALLSERAVTIKVELEKIREQTQNIV; this is translated from the coding sequence ATGATCCAAAGTATGACCGGTTTTGCAACAAAAACCGTAACACTCTCCCTGCCCAATGATGAAACCGTTGATCTGACATTTCAGTTAAAGTCTCTAAACTCACGATTCTTTGAGTGTACATGTAAACTGCCAGTCGCGCTTTCGTCGATGGAAACCGATCTGATTCAACTTCTCAAAAAACATCTCAAGCGTGGCCATGTGTTCTTTTCAGTTACGGCAAACAACCAAACTTTACTGCGCGGGCCGATCCAGCCAAGTATGTCAGTTGCAGAGGCATATATTGATGCAGCAAATGCATTACAAGAAGCGTTTGATATCCCTGGTGATCTTACTGTATCTACCTTACTACAACTACCCAATGTATTGAGCATCCATGATCAAGGGCTCGATCAGTCAGTGACTGAAAAAATTCAGGATATTATTCACGATCTCTTACGCAAGCTCATTGAACGTCGTCAACAAGAAGGCGATGCCATGCTTAAGGACCTCGAAGATCGCCATGCCATCCTTCAAGAAGCGATTACTGATATTGAGACCCATGCAGAAAAAATTATGGCAGAGAAAAAAGAGTCTATAGCACATATGCTGCATGAACTGAATAAGAGCGATTCAAAAGAATCAGACAATCATCGTTCGACGATGTATTACGAACTTAATAAGGTCGACATCAACGAAGAAATTGTTCGATTCAAAAGTCACCTAAAAACACTTCACAAGGTATTCTCGTCAGCTCAAGTTGAAAAAGGAAAACATCTCGATTTTATCCTCCAAGAGCTAGCTCGCGAAACAAACACAATTGCAGCAAAAGCATCAAGTGCTCTTTTAAGTGAACGAGCTGTAACAATAAAAGTTGAGTTAGAAAAAATCCGCGAGCAAACACAAAATATCGTATAG
- a CDS encoding YebC/PmpR family DNA-binding transcriptional regulator, translating to MSGHSKWATIKHKKAALDAKRGKKFTKLIKEITVAARTGGGDPTSNAHLRLLLEKAKQINMPQDNANRAIKRGTGELPGISYERCMYEGYGPHNIAVLVDVLTDNKNKAVAELRHFFSKQNGTFAESGAVSWMFEKQGVLKGPATDITEDELMEQLIDYDVSDITIDDGTYIVYCAPTSLDKIRQVLTQLGRAVEHAELEWVPKNSLSLSDEHAQTAMDFLSGLEDLDDVQNVYTNLE from the coding sequence ATGTCAGGACATTCAAAATGGGCAACCATAAAACATAAAAAGGCCGCGCTCGATGCTAAGCGTGGGAAAAAATTTACAAAGCTGATCAAGGAAATTACTGTAGCTGCCCGTACTGGCGGCGGTGATCCTACCAGCAATGCCCATCTCCGTTTATTGCTTGAAAAGGCCAAGCAAATCAACATGCCTCAAGATAATGCTAACCGCGCCATCAAACGCGGGACTGGAGAGCTACCCGGAATATCGTATGAACGATGCATGTATGAAGGATATGGCCCACACAATATAGCAGTACTTGTTGATGTGTTGACTGACAATAAAAACAAGGCTGTTGCAGAACTCCGTCATTTCTTTTCCAAGCAAAACGGAACTTTTGCCGAATCAGGCGCTGTTAGCTGGATGTTTGAAAAGCAAGGCGTCCTTAAAGGTCCTGCAACTGACATCACTGAAGACGAACTCATGGAACAATTGATTGATTACGATGTTAGTGATATCACGATTGATGACGGAACTTACATTGTATACTGTGCGCCAACATCGTTAGATAAAATTCGGCAAGTGTTGACGCAGCTTGGACGCGCGGTAGAACATGCGGAGCTCGAGTGGGTACCAAAAAATTCTCTATCACTCTCTGATGAGCACGCACAGACGGCCATGGACTTTTTGAGTGGCCTTGAAGACTTAGATGACGTGCAAAACGTGTATACAAATCTAGAATAA
- the dnaE gene encoding DNA polymerase III subunit alpha gives MDTQFTHLHLHTEFSLLDGANRLDKLVALAKEQGLKSLAITDHGNIFGAVKFFQLCKKAGIKPILGIEAYFTEDISVKSAHNKYYHLLLLVQNEHGYKNLCKLIAHSYQDGFYFKPRIDYALLKQHSDGLIASTACLGGHIPQLLKQGNREQALEKIDWFIDIFGQDRFFLEVQPAKIPDVVFERSEQAQEQHALNMQLLELAKEKNLKVIATCDCHYLTREDREAHEVMLCIQTHHKITDPDRFSFGDARVHMRTVEEMLAAFPDNPEVVWNTGFVADQCSFEFETGKLFFPDFAIPEEHTPESYFTKLCQTGLETLITNGRIPKHNLQAYRDRLDEEMKLIINMGFVGYFLIVSDFIMWARRNDIPVGPGRGSAAGSLVAWTLEITNVDPIEYNLLFERFLNPERISMPDIDIDFCIEGREKVIQYIRDFYGHDKVCQIITFGTMMAKGVVKDVARVLGIPFEDSNMITGMIPDQLKISLNEALEQEPRLQELIDSNPTIAKLFDLAKRLEGLTRHASKHAAGIVISPDPIAEMLPVYVPPKTTELVTQYAMTELESIGFLKIDLLGLKNLTLIKNALALIEKNYNIQLDIDKLPLDDEKTFQLICAGNTTGVFQLESDGLKEVLRKLQPEKFEDIIAVNALYRPGPLGSGMVDDFIARRHGRQKITYLFPELEPVLRETYGVIVYQEQVMKIASAIAGYSLGQADILRKAMGKKKVEVMAQQRELFLKGSVERGFDEKKAGELFDLMAYFAGYGFNKSHSTAYATIAYQTAYLKANYAPEFMACLISLEATHAEKMSFYLQEAKDMNIPILPPSINRSRIDFDVETGKIIFGLRGIKNVGLTALENIIAERDKEPFFDLLDFCKRIDLRTANKRVIESLICAGTFDDLAGNRAQQMNELQLIIDRASAHKKSAETGQMGLFEMPIQQANSHIKEAYAYQALPEWDNKTKLEKEQQVVGFYLSAHPLDSYKQYFTWLSLSSFATTLQKTQTYMGNKEPMVCGGGLLKTSRTITTKKGDRMAFIQLEDQTSKAEIVLFPRLFKKVEVWLTQYHVFIVKGAIDLSSPHLCKIKATDLVPAELFFEQWPSIERVTLTLPVHNVAGALKELSDVVTPGKIPLSLRLQENGKTLHITTKKKIAVDQAALEKLRTHHIATQITI, from the coding sequence ATGGATACACAGTTCACCCATCTTCACCTTCATACAGAGTTCTCTCTGCTTGATGGTGCCAATCGCTTGGACAAACTTGTCGCACTCGCCAAAGAGCAAGGTCTAAAATCACTTGCCATCACTGACCATGGCAACATCTTTGGTGCAGTAAAATTTTTTCAACTGTGTAAAAAAGCGGGAATTAAACCAATCCTTGGCATAGAAGCATATTTCACCGAGGATATCAGTGTTAAATCAGCACATAACAAGTATTATCATCTCCTGTTACTTGTGCAAAACGAACACGGTTACAAAAATTTGTGCAAGCTTATCGCACACTCATACCAGGACGGCTTTTACTTTAAACCACGTATCGACTATGCATTACTAAAACAACATTCAGATGGGCTCATTGCGTCGACTGCGTGTCTTGGCGGGCACATTCCACAATTACTCAAACAAGGTAATCGTGAACAAGCATTAGAAAAAATAGATTGGTTCATTGACATATTTGGCCAGGATCGATTCTTTCTTGAAGTGCAACCCGCAAAGATTCCCGATGTTGTCTTTGAACGTAGTGAACAAGCACAAGAACAACATGCATTAAATATGCAATTGCTTGAGTTAGCAAAAGAAAAAAATCTCAAAGTGATTGCTACCTGTGATTGCCATTATCTAACACGCGAAGACCGCGAAGCACATGAAGTGATGTTGTGTATTCAAACACATCACAAAATAACTGATCCTGATCGTTTTTCGTTCGGTGATGCACGCGTACATATGCGCACTGTTGAGGAGATGCTTGCAGCATTTCCTGATAATCCAGAGGTTGTGTGGAATACTGGTTTTGTTGCCGACCAATGTTCCTTTGAGTTTGAAACTGGCAAACTTTTTTTTCCTGATTTCGCAATTCCAGAAGAACACACACCAGAATCATACTTTACAAAATTATGCCAAACAGGTCTGGAGACGTTGATTACCAACGGTCGTATTCCAAAACATAATCTTCAAGCATATCGGGATCGGCTCGATGAAGAGATGAAGCTGATCATCAATATGGGATTTGTAGGCTACTTTTTGATCGTAAGTGACTTTATCATGTGGGCACGTCGTAACGACATTCCTGTCGGGCCAGGCAGAGGATCGGCTGCGGGATCGCTTGTTGCATGGACACTCGAAATCACAAACGTTGACCCAATTGAATACAACCTCCTGTTTGAACGGTTTTTAAATCCTGAACGAATCTCAATGCCTGATATCGATATTGATTTTTGTATTGAAGGTCGTGAAAAAGTTATTCAATACATTCGTGATTTTTACGGACACGACAAAGTCTGTCAGATCATCACGTTTGGAACCATGATGGCTAAGGGTGTAGTTAAAGATGTTGCCCGTGTCTTAGGGATTCCTTTTGAAGACTCCAATATGATCACGGGTATGATTCCAGATCAATTAAAGATCTCATTAAATGAAGCACTCGAACAAGAACCTCGGCTACAAGAATTGATCGATAGTAACCCAACAATTGCAAAACTGTTTGACCTTGCAAAACGGCTTGAAGGCCTAACACGGCATGCATCAAAGCATGCAGCTGGTATTGTGATCTCACCTGATCCTATTGCAGAAATGTTACCCGTCTATGTTCCACCAAAAACAACCGAATTGGTAACTCAGTATGCAATGACAGAACTAGAATCGATTGGATTTTTAAAGATTGATTTGTTGGGATTAAAAAACTTAACACTCATCAAAAACGCATTGGCGTTGATTGAAAAAAACTACAATATCCAACTTGATATCGACAAGCTACCGCTTGATGATGAAAAAACATTCCAACTGATCTGTGCAGGGAATACAACAGGAGTATTCCAATTAGAGTCTGATGGCTTGAAAGAAGTGTTACGCAAATTGCAACCGGAGAAATTCGAGGACATCATTGCAGTCAATGCATTGTACCGACCAGGACCATTGGGGTCGGGCATGGTTGATGATTTTATCGCTCGTCGACACGGCCGACAAAAGATCACGTATCTATTTCCCGAACTGGAACCGGTATTACGCGAAACGTACGGCGTCATTGTGTACCAAGAACAGGTCATGAAAATTGCATCCGCCATTGCGGGATACTCGCTCGGGCAAGCAGATATCCTACGGAAAGCAATGGGGAAAAAGAAGGTCGAAGTCATGGCACAACAACGCGAACTCTTTTTAAAGGGTTCCGTTGAACGAGGTTTTGATGAAAAGAAGGCCGGAGAACTGTTTGATTTGATGGCATATTTTGCAGGATATGGTTTCAACAAATCACACTCGACTGCATATGCAACCATTGCATACCAAACAGCATATTTAAAAGCAAACTACGCACCTGAGTTCATGGCGTGTCTGATCTCTCTTGAAGCAACGCACGCAGAAAAAATGTCCTTCTATCTTCAAGAAGCAAAAGATATGAATATTCCAATCTTACCGCCATCGATCAATCGTTCACGCATTGATTTTGATGTCGAAACTGGAAAAATTATCTTTGGATTACGTGGCATCAAGAACGTTGGACTTACAGCACTTGAAAATATTATCGCAGAACGAGATAAAGAACCATTCTTTGATTTATTGGATTTTTGCAAACGAATTGATCTACGAACAGCAAATAAACGTGTTATCGAAAGCCTCATTTGTGCTGGAACTTTTGATGATCTGGCAGGAAATCGCGCACAACAGATGAATGAACTCCAACTCATAATCGATCGTGCAAGCGCACATAAAAAATCTGCCGAGACCGGACAGATGGGTTTATTTGAAATGCCAATACAACAGGCTAACTCGCACATAAAAGAAGCATATGCTTACCAAGCCTTACCAGAATGGGATAACAAAACCAAGTTGGAAAAAGAACAACAAGTCGTTGGGTTCTATTTAAGCGCGCATCCACTTGATTCGTATAAGCAGTATTTTACTTGGTTATCACTTTCATCATTTGCAACCACACTCCAAAAAACACAAACATATATGGGTAACAAGGAGCCAATGGTATGTGGTGGTGGACTACTCAAAACATCGCGCACTATCACCACTAAAAAAGGTGATCGCATGGCGTTCATACAATTGGAGGATCAAACCTCCAAGGCTGAGATCGTTCTGTTCCCACGTCTTTTTAAAAAGGTAGAAGTCTGGCTAACACAGTATCATGTGTTCATTGTCAAAGGTGCTATCGATTTAAGTTCGCCACATTTGTGCAAAATTAAGGCAACGGATCTTGTTCCAGCAGAGCTGTTCTTTGAACAGTGGCCATCGATTGAACGGGTCACGTTGACACTTCCTGTGCATAATGTTGCTGGAGCGCTCAAGGAACTCAGTGACGTTGTTACACCTGGGAAAATTCCACTTTCGCTTCGTTTACAAGAAAATGGCAAAACACTACATATTACAACCAAGAAAAAAATCGCGGTCGACCAGGCAGCACTAGAGAAGCTGCGCACACATCATATCGCTACACAAATAACCATATAA
- a CDS encoding E3 ubiquitin protein ligase: MQKRFLLIVALTSCSLVADSPVSFEEKMYEQSHRCSICGSCVSDGSVMVPLGCGHKVCRCCFQNGFETALVCALCAKRARSEEELAALDESQVTPSRWKRFVGGTIIIFGVALSAWAWSSRAHVSE, encoded by the coding sequence ATGCAGAAACGTTTTCTCCTTATTGTGGCTCTGACAAGTTGTAGCCTTGTTGCCGATTCGCCCGTATCGTTTGAAGAAAAAATGTATGAACAATCACATCGCTGCAGCATCTGCGGTTCATGTGTTTCTGATGGTTCTGTGATGGTTCCCTTGGGATGTGGGCATAAGGTCTGCAGGTGTTGTTTCCAGAATGGCTTTGAGACAGCGTTAGTCTGTGCGCTCTGTGCAAAGAGGGCACGCAGCGAAGAAGAGCTAGCAGCTCTTGATGAGTCACAAGTAACACCAAGCCGCTGGAAGCGGTTTGTGGGCGGGACCATTATCATTTTTGGAGTTGCGCTCTCAGCTTGGGCGTGGTCATCCCGTGCTCATGTTTCAGAATAA
- a CDS encoding UTP--glucose-1-phosphate uridylyltransferase — translation MEITKAIIPAAGLGTRFLPYTKAIPKEMLPLLDRPALQWIVEEGVASDIKNFLIITSKGKESLADHFDGSHELELILKERGKESFLSSLSSINRNAQFSYIRQQDPLGLGHAVSLARHAIGKEYFGVFLPDDIIIGRQPGLAQLIRIARQEKGSVIAVQEVPADCVSSYGIVAVKKQITPHLYQASHLVEKPAKKDAPSNLAIIGRYVLSHKVFNSLDEITPYAVGEIQLTDAISHMMKNNEKVFAYKVQGTRYDIGNPLGWLKATIGISLQDEFYGPHIKKYLKDLDTINSFIYDPTKHIEHTL, via the coding sequence ATGGAAATTACCAAGGCAATTATACCTGCTGCTGGTCTTGGAACTCGTTTTCTTCCGTATACAAAAGCAATCCCAAAAGAGATGCTACCGCTTCTCGACCGTCCCGCCTTGCAATGGATCGTCGAGGAAGGTGTCGCATCGGATATCAAAAACTTTCTTATAATCACATCAAAAGGCAAGGAATCACTTGCGGACCACTTTGATGGTTCACACGAACTTGAACTAATTCTCAAAGAACGCGGCAAAGAAAGCTTTCTTTCTTCCTTGAGTAGCATCAATCGAAATGCACAGTTTTCTTATATTCGCCAACAAGATCCACTCGGACTCGGTCATGCCGTCAGCCTTGCACGGCATGCAATTGGCAAAGAATATTTTGGTGTCTTTTTGCCAGACGATATCATTATTGGCAGGCAACCAGGACTTGCGCAATTGATTCGTATCGCTCGTCAAGAAAAAGGCTCCGTTATTGCAGTGCAAGAAGTCCCAGCAGATTGTGTCTCATCATACGGCATCGTTGCGGTAAAAAAACAAATCACTCCACATTTATATCAAGCATCACATCTGGTTGAAAAACCAGCCAAAAAGGATGCTCCTTCAAATCTTGCCATCATCGGTCGGTATGTACTTTCACATAAAGTGTTCAACTCTCTCGACGAGATCACTCCGTACGCAGTTGGAGAAATTCAGCTCACCGATGCTATTAGTCACATGATGAAAAACAACGAGAAAGTATTTGCATACAAAGTCCAAGGAACACGCTACGATATCGGAAATCCGCTCGGCTGGCTTAAGGCAACGATTGGAATTTCTCTCCAAGACGAATTCTATGGACCACACATCAAAAAATACCTGAAGGATCTTGATACGATTAATTCGTTCATCTATGACCCAACTAAACATATCGAACACACGCTCTAG
- the pheS gene encoding phenylalanine--tRNA ligase subunit alpha, with translation MASLKHDIETTHKEFSRALDQATTLEALEQIRITFLGRNGSIANIMAIFKQLPIEEKRAYGPLLQELKKKTQELFDAKKITLESQAHAYEEKLTQQFDVTAYKSEPSAGTLHPYSSILEEIENVFISMGFTVTEGPEVETDYRNFEALNIPKDHPARDMQDTFWIDVPGLLMRTHTSTVQIKTMESQQPPIAILASGRVYRHEATDASHDYMFVQTEGLVVDKNISVANLFATTETFLQAIFRNKSIKTRVRPGYFPFVEPGIEIDMSCPFCTTGCSVCKKTTWIEAVGAGLVHPNVLRMSGIDPDVYSGFAFGFGTIRLTMLRHGINDIRLLHSNKLDFLRQF, from the coding sequence ATGGCGTCTTTAAAGCATGATATAGAAACAACACACAAGGAGTTTTCGAGAGCCCTTGATCAAGCAACCACACTAGAAGCGCTTGAACAAATCCGTATCACCTTTTTGGGCCGGAATGGATCAATCGCAAATATCATGGCCATCTTCAAGCAGCTTCCCATCGAAGAGAAGCGCGCCTACGGCCCGCTACTACAAGAGCTTAAGAAAAAGACTCAAGAACTTTTTGACGCCAAGAAGATCACCCTAGAATCACAAGCGCATGCATATGAGGAAAAGCTTACACAGCAATTCGATGTAACCGCATACAAATCAGAGCCATCAGCAGGAACACTACATCCGTATTCCAGTATTCTCGAAGAAATCGAAAACGTTTTTATCTCAATGGGGTTCACGGTTACCGAAGGTCCCGAAGTAGAAACTGATTATCGAAACTTTGAAGCACTCAACATCCCGAAAGATCATCCAGCTCGCGATATGCAAGATACATTCTGGATCGATGTACCTGGACTACTAATGCGTACACATACATCTACAGTTCAAATAAAAACAATGGAATCGCAGCAGCCACCGATTGCTATCCTTGCATCGGGACGCGTGTATCGACACGAAGCAACTGATGCATCACACGACTATATGTTTGTACAAACAGAAGGTCTTGTCGTTGATAAAAACATCTCAGTAGCGAACTTGTTTGCAACCACAGAAACATTCTTACAAGCAATCTTTAGAAACAAAAGCATCAAGACTCGTGTGCGGCCAGGATACTTTCCATTCGTAGAACCAGGGATTGAAATTGATATGTCCTGCCCATTCTGCACAACCGGATGTTCCGTCTGTAAAAAAACGACTTGGATCGAAGCAGTTGGCGCAGGATTAGTACATCCCAATGTATTGCGTATGAGTGGTATTGATCCTGATGTGTACTCTGGATTTGCATTTGGATTCGGAACTATTCGACTTACTATGTTACGACATGGCATCAATGACATTCGATTACTTCATTCCAACAAGCTCGATTTCTTACGCCAGTTTTGA